The following is a genomic window from Methanothermobacter sp..
AGTCTGAGTGCAAGATCAAAGTCCTCATAATAGGCAAAGAAATCCTCATCGAAATATTCGCCATCAACTTCGATATCCTCGAGGGCCTCCTTCCGGTATAAACAGGCACCGGCACAGCACCCAAGGATTCTGCTGTGTTCATCAAAATTTTCCACGGGTTCATAGGCGCCTCTGTTGAACCCAAGACCGTTCTTTGAGTATTCAAGTCCCGCTGAATCCATCAGATCCTTCTTCTGACCCCATATCATCTTTGCCTGAACGCTACCTATATTCTCACTTCCTTCGGCTTCTTTGATGAGGTTTTCTAGGAAATCCGGAAGAACCATGGTGTCATTGTTGAGGCAAACTATGTACCTGCACTTGGGGTCATCCATTGCAACCCTTATTCCCTGATTGTTTGATGCTGCAAATCCGCGATTTTCGTCATTTTCAATTAATAGGATCTTCTGATTGATTAGATCCCCAAAATTCTTTTTTATAAAATCAAGGGACCCATCTGATGACCCATTGTCAATGAAGACTATTCTGAAATCGGTGTACGTCTGTTTCATGATTGATCTGAAATATGCGTCCAGAAAGCTGAGCCCATTGAGGTTGGGTGTTATTATGTACGTTTCTGGCATAGGATCACTCTGTATGTGTTTTCAAGTGTACTGACAATTATGTACGTTTCTGGCATAGGATCACTCTGTATGTGTTTTCAAGTGTACTGACAATTATGTACGTTTCTGGCATAGGATCACTCTGTATGTGTTTTCAAGTGTACTGACAATTTTATCCCATACGAATTTCTCTTCGACAATCTTTCGCCCATTATACCCCATATTACTCCTTAATTTGCTGTTTGAGATGACTAGATTTATTTTTTCCTTGAGAGAATCTCTATCACAGGGTTCCACAAGAAATCCATTTTCACCATCATTTATAACCTCAACAACGCCCCCTGACCTGTATGCCACAACCGGCACAGAGCAGGCGTTCGCCTCTGCAAGAACCATCCCGAATCCCTCCCTTGTTGAGGGAAGTACAAGCACCCTCGCCCCTTTAATCATGGATATGACCTCCCTGTAGCTCAAATTGTGATGAAACGATACATTTGCACTGATTCCATATTCATCAACCATCCTTTTCAGTATGGTTCTCTCAACCCCATCCCCGATTATTTCGAGTTTCAGACCTGGAAACTCACTGCTAAGGGCCTTGAAGACTTCAATAAGGTGGTCGACATGCTTGTGGGGGGCGAGTCTACCCACAAATATTATGTAATCCCCATTGGCGGGTGGAGTGGAATCTATCAGTTCAAGGTCCACGCCATTGGGGATGATATATATACCCTCAGGGGATCTGCCATATACTTCCATCAGCGCAGATGCAGTGCTCCTGCTCACAGTGACGACACCATCGTAGGGCAGCCTCATGAGGATCCTCTCAAGGACTGACGCCAGCCCTGATGACTGTAACCACTGGTCTCCATGGGAGGAACTCACATCATGGATGGTTGCAACCATGGGGATTCCACGAAGTCTTGCTGCAAGGAGGGATGGTAGAAGCGGCGAGTATGTCTGGGCGTCTATTATATCGTAATCATTCCTGCATATCCATCGGAACACCGCCAGCATGAACCTCATAAAGTCCAGGGGTTTTCTGAGGGGAGGCTCCCTTATTCTGGGGCCAACATGATGCACATGGATACCCTCAATTTCCTCATGATCAGGGACGCCATGAATCTTCATTGAAATCACGTCAACCTCATGCCCCCTGCTTACGAGTCTCCTTGCAATTTCAAAGTATCGCCTTTCTCCTCCTCCATTGTAATGGGGTACAAAGAAATCTGACACTATTAGAATCCTCATAGAACCCACGTCTCACTTCCTCTAGATTAATTCTATTACCTGCACTTGTTCCTTAACTATATATCTATGATGGATAAATAGTAATAATAACACCCGGGTGGTCCTATGAATCCACTGGCCCTGATTTCAATCACTGCTTTTGTGACTGCAACCCTATCTGGAATATACAT
Proteins encoded in this region:
- a CDS encoding glycosyltransferase family 4 protein, whose translation is MRILIVSDFFVPHYNGGGERRYFEIARRLVSRGHEVDVISMKIHGVPDHEEIEGIHVHHVGPRIREPPLRKPLDFMRFMLAVFRWICRNDYDIIDAQTYSPLLPSLLAARLRGIPMVATIHDVSSSHGDQWLQSSGLASVLERILMRLPYDGVVTVSRSTASALMEVYGRSPEGIYIIPNGVDLELIDSTPPANGDYIIFVGRLAPHKHVDHLIEVFKALSSEFPGLKLEIIGDGVERTILKRMVDEYGISANVSFHHNLSYREVISMIKGARVLVLPSTREGFGMVLAEANACSVPVVAYRSGGVVEVINDGENGFLVEPCDRDSLKEKINLVISNSKLRSNMGYNGRKIVEEKFVWDKIVSTLENTYRVILCQKRT
- a CDS encoding glycosyltransferase family 2 protein: MPETYIITPNLNGLSFLDAYFRSIMKQTYTDFRIVFIDNGSSDGSLDFIKKNFGDLINQKILLIENDENRGFAASNNQGIRVAMDDPKCRYIVCLNNDTMVLPDFLENLIKEAEGSENIGSVQAKMIWGQKKDLMDSAGLEYSKNGLGFNRGAYEPVENFDEHSRILGCCAGACLYRKEALEDIEVDGEYFDEDFFAYYEDFDLALRLRNAGWDSWYTPDAIVYHYKGGTNPFVSDFTVYHNWRNYTWTFIKNMPLKLLLKYFPLFLFTEILQVFLNLKRRKFVILKAKYDAYRNLAKIIRKRKKLKMVPDSDLEEYLIMRWNVRVPKIEE